taatgccactttaataatgtttacatatcttgtatATACGGTATTTTACACCATCatttgcatcttgcctatgccgctctgtcattgctcatccatatatttatatgtacatattcctattccatccctttacttagatttgtgtgtataaggtagttgttgtggaattgttagatattacttgttagatattgctgcactgtcagaattagaagcacaagcatttcactacactcggaataacatctgctaaccatgtgtaggtgaccaataaaatttgatttgatattcaaataatgattgacaatTTCATTAAAAACCTCATTTTGATACATTTATTCATACTTCCACAAGATacagtcccgacacaaatctaggtttgctacccaagccggctggtcgttcgttctatcggttctgTTGACAgagacgcaacccagtcgttcagcctttttgttctgtatctatgacagagacgcaacccagtcgttcagcctttttgttctgtatctatgacagagacgcaacccagtcgttcagcctttttgttctgtatctatgacagagacgcaacccagtcgttcagcctttttgttctgtatctatgacagagacgcaacccagtcgttcagcctttttgttctgtatctatgacagagacgcaacccagtcgttctaaatgttccattagcatACTGGCTGGTAAcgtcttatcccttgcttgctagctagccaactacggctaatttacagtcacatCAAAAAGTGCAggcagaataacagcaaagtagccacATTTATATGAACCTTGTATATAGGAACCACAGTAGGCTGCTGAGGGAtagacagctcataataatggctgaaatggagtgaatggaatggtatcctTGGCAGcagataatggggatccataagaAATACAAATACCATTTCATTTATTCAGTtgcagccattactatgagcccatcctccccaattaagatgccaccaaccaccaacacacagaggCATGGACTGtgtacatgtaactgccaaaataaaggaaacatgaGGAATGAGTAAATGAGTAATACAAAGTATAtagaaagcaggtgcttccacacaggtgtcgTTCCTGATTTAATTACGCAATTaaaatcccatcatgcttaggctCATGTATAATATTGCTGGGAAAGCCATTCTTTTTGGCTACCATCCACAGGGCAGGAGTGCTCACTGAATGGTTTGACGAGCATTaaaaccatgtaaaccatatgccatggccatctcagtaaCCAGATCTCAACCtaactgaacacttatgggagattctgaagcagcacctgagacagcattttccaccgcCATcgacaaaacaccaaattatggaatttctcttggaagaatggtgtcacatccctccagtagagttccagacacttgtagaatctgtgCCAAGgtgcactgaagctgttctgacttgTGGTGGCCAAGCACTCTACTAAGTCACTACGTTGGTGTTTCCTTCATTTTGGCAGCTACCTGTACACTACTGTATTTAAATCAAGACAAAATGTGCCCCCTGTTCCTATGGAATGGGATTCCACATCCAGTATAACCAGTGGCACCAATAATCCTGATTTAAGTCATCCTTACAGCACTGTGTGGTCAGATAACGAATAATAACAACTCAGATATGCATTCACAATGGGACATAAATTCTTGATTTTATTGGTGAATGTCAGATGTTGATAATATATCACATAGCAAACTAAACATTTCTGGATGTATTTTAGTGTTTTTTTGCATTGAAACAGTCATATACACATTCCTTATAGTGCTTTAAGCAAGATCACTAGATAAGCTGAGCCACAAGAACCAGCAGTCAGTCAATCAGGCAGAAAAGCAGGATTGGAATTTAAACGCAGTTTAGGCTACACCAAGACATCTGGAATGTACtctaaaaacattgtattttttgTTTACGGTAACCCACACAACTAGGTATAGAagtagaaatatattttttcatacaTATGGTCCGGAGTGTAACAACACTCATTTTCTGTATAAATCAATGTGGGTAATTGCAGAGCTCCAAAAACTGTCAGAAATACTGAGTGAGGTAGTGACACCTTTATTTTCAGCAGtaaaaggagaaaaaaacaacCTTCAGAAAGTGCAATGCAGATCGGTACGACATCATCTCATTGCTTCTCCCAAAACCCCAATACCCTCTATTCTAAGAAGTGGAAACCAAAACCCCTCTACAGAGTTTCTCCAGGGGCGTGGGAGTAAGCATGGCTCGGCTGGCGTTGCTATggagatatatagtaccagtcaaaagttcgtaCACTCAttgaacagtttttttttttttttttttactattttctacattgtagaataatagtgaatatatcgaaactatgaaataacacatggaatcatgtagtaaccaaaaaaaaaagtgttaaataaatcaaaatacattttgttttggttactacatgattccatagttttgaaACTGAGGActttttctgtctgtaataaatcccttttgtgaggaaaaactcattctgattagcTATGCccacccaggcccacccatggctgcgcccctgcccagtcatgcgaaacccatagattagggcctaatgatttaTTTTCCCcctcaattgactgatttccttatataaactgtaactcataAAAATCGttaattgttgcgtttatatttttgtaaaatacacaaagtttggggtcacttagaaatgtccttgttaacatcaaattgatcagaaacacagtgtagacattgttaatgttgtaaatgactattgtagctggaaacgacagatttttaatggaatatctacataggcgtacagaggcccattatcagcaaccatcaatcttgtgttccaatggcacattgtgttagctaatccaagttaataatTTTAGATAGATATATAGTTATAGCAACACAGAGAGCATAAGAGGTGAGGTAGTGTACACTAGTTGTACTCAGACATAAAGCTTGTCAGAAGCTGTTTTCCTGTGGGGGAAAGTGGGCAGGTAGAGTGTCTGTTTTTCCACAAAAGACTGAAAAGTGACATTCAGAAGATGTGTTTTTCTTCAATTAGGCCTACTAACAGTTTGTATTTTATCCTCTTTCTGATTGAGGTTCAATGTAAATGTCATACTGTCCCAGTGTTAGTCTGGTCTGCATAGACTGGATTTCTGCTGAGCTTTCTGAAAACCCTCTGCAGTCACATAGCTGTTTAGTTAACAAGTGTCAATGACTGAAGAGAGACATGGGAACATGAACACGTCGCTGAAATTCAATAAGGTCAGAAGGTAGCAAAAATGTTGAAGATTAAACGCAGCACGCAcgcagggcggcaggtagcctagcggatagagcgttgggacagtaacttaAAGGTCGCTAGTTAGAatcccgagccgacaaggtgaaaataaaatctgtcaatgtgtccttgagcaaggcacttacctCCAGGGTCACCGTTGATAATAGCAGACCCTGGCTGTCTAATTCACACACggtattaatacacacttgtacatgtgtgaaagaGGACAAATAAGCACCAACCAAATTATTACAATGGTGCAACACTCACATAGCCCTTCATGTTCCAATATGAAATCTAAAAGAAAACATCTCACTTCAAATGAGATGTACATCGGGGATGGATAGtattgatgggggtgggggccacaaaaaaactgaactcatcatgaggggccgcagttgcTCACAGATCTGCATACCTACATCATCCCCCCCCCGCCCCctaaaagcaaaacattttagtggcccccccCTCGACAGTGGAGTGACATTTTTCAACTTTTATTCGAGTTTCGTGCAATTCTCCACATTTTGCCATTGGGTAGAGAGAAAAggttgcagttttacagctaatttcctgcaattctacacagtttgCCATAGGGCAGAGAAAcgttgcagtttttaatatgatatcggagtgagactgactaacaaaacTGTGGGGGCCTCCCGGCCGGTAATTCCACCATgataacaagtttagatagctggccgctaaaCTAACTCCGCAATCTAAATAAAGTTGCTAATTGACTAACATAACAGAAAAACTGATGTGCAACCAAATgtagaaattgcaccttgtgtattttaACTCGCAACAGTAAGTTGGGGGGGAATTGATCCAAGGGCCTTCAAAATGGCCGCCGACAGTCGCCCATCCCTGATGTGCATGATCATATATTCATAAAAATGTTGCATGTCAGACAAACTCATCCAACACACAATGAAAAAGGTTGAATAATGACTACTACACAACAACTATTAAAACAATATATTTTCCCTATGACAAAGATTTGACGACCATGGATCATGGTCTCTAGGGCCTTAGAATGACCACACCGGCCCTGGAATGCACTATGGTCAGGATAAAGGAGGAACATAGTACAGCAGGGAATCTCCAGGGAAGGAAAGGAACGGCATGGTGGAGTGGATATCCTTCACAGATTGATGAATCTCATGCCCTGCAAAACCAAAATACAGGAACACCTTTTCGCATTCCcaaatgaatttaaaaaaaagtctactgagaatttGCACAATCTAGGCCGTTGGAGCAGATCCCCTGCTGCACCCCACAACCCTCAATCTGTAGCCATCAGGGACATGGTGCAGGGATGCCTTTTTAAACCTGACACCCTCCCCTGATATCAGTCTGTCTGGGTCATGTCAAgtgccctcccctcccctccccaaatGAAGTCTCAACATGTCCCTCCAGTGGCCTGGTTGGGTGGGGGCCAGGTCAGACGTGGTGTCAGTCTACATGTAAAGAACCTGTTTGCGTTGCTGCTCCTGGGGAGGCTCTTCCATCCCCCGGTCCTTATTCCAGTTCTTGAGGCCCTCTGGAAGGGAGGTGTCCTCCTTCATGGGCCCCGTCCCCTCCACAAACTCCTCATACGTAGACTTCTCCTCATAGGGGCGAGGACCCAGCAGCTCCAGCATGTCAGCCTTGTCCAGGACCTCCTTCTCCAGGAGACGCCTccccacctggaggagagacacatgggAGGGGATGGAGGTTAGACCACTTTTCAACCATGTTCTTTATACCTTTCTGATACGTTATCGATGGGACTGCCATCCTATTTCTCCCCCTCTTAGGGTTAAGAGATTTGGACCtgctctctctagccctctccATATGTCCCTCCTCTGTCACCATCTCTCCTACAtacccctctctatccccctcaccTTCTCTACCACGTCTCTCTTCTCAGTGATGAGCTGGTGTGTGCGTTGGAAGGCAGCGTCTATGAGTGAGCGGACCTCCTGGTCTATGAGCTGGGCCGTGGGCTCGCTGTAAGGCTTCTCCATCACCATCTCTCCCTGCCTGGGGAGCTCAAAAGACACCTGGCCCACCACCTCACTCATCCCAAACTGAACCACCTGAGAGAGGGatcgagggggagagagagaagttagagtgtgtgtgtgtgtgtgtgtgtgtgtgagcgcgcatGCATTTACCTGTGCGTAGGCAGATTGCGTGACCTTCCTGAGGTCATCCTGTGCCCCTGTGGTGATCTTCCCAAAAAAGACCTGCTCTGCCACACGTCCTCCCAGCATCATACACATCCTGTCAAACAGCTGCTCCCGCGTGAACAGGTACTGCTCCTTAGGAAGGTACTGAGCATACCCCAAACCCTTCCCCCGGGGGATGATTGACACCTGGGacaggagaggaaaccaacaggtAAGATCCTACATTCTGCTCAGGGTGAAATTGAGGGATAGGTAGGATAGGTAGAACAGGGACAGTaaggacagagaagagacagtgGGCGGGAATAAAAGGCgatagaagagaggggagaagagaatgttattgaggagggaagaggggaggagatggcCGCACACCTTGAGCAGAGGGTCAGCGTGTTCCAGGTACCAGCCCACCACAGCATGGCCAGCCTCGTGGTATGCTACAGTGGTCTTCTCTAATGGCTGTAGTACCTGGGTCTTCTTCTCCAGACCTGGGGGAAAGGAGGGCATGTTTACAACCACAAAGTGTGTGGGAGTTTCATGTCTCAAGGCTGCACTTGTGTGTGTTAGGGGAGGGGGCTTGGTTACTTGTTCAGGAGTGAAAGAGTGGCCTCACTGGCCCCGACAGACAGGGCAGAAAGGTCATGTCAACACCAGCCAGTCTGACAGTTACATTCCAAAGATGAACTCCCTGTTTGAGCCCTGACCCCTGACATCCACTCTCCCCACCATCCCCCAGTCAGTGACAGTAGCTTACCTCCGATGACCCTCTCGATGGCCTGCTCAAAGTGCTTGACGTTGATAGACTCGTTAAGGTAGCGTGCTGCTATCAGGGCCGCCTCATTACACATGTTGGCAATATCAGCTCCTGTATGTTGAAAGAACCATGTACTGTGTTCATTTCATCATTacttttaaagggatagtttgggattttgCCAATGaatccctttatctacttccctcaCGAGCAAATTCTAACTAGATTATCACAAAGCCTAGAAGTATTTTGGTAAAGCTAGCGCAAAGTCGAAGTctcgctaatgctagttagcattggcctgcaaagccacctctaacttccttcctactggacagagacataaaaaatggtatccatgagttcatctgactctacgGAAGTAGATAAAAGGCTTCATTTCCAAAATCCGAACCATCCCTTACACAGCTAGCTGTCAACgtgcacacagacaaacacacctggCCCTGCACTCACCAGTAAAGCCAGGTGTGAGGGCAGCTAGTTTCCTGGCCAAAGCTTTAGAGTCTATACTGGAGTCCAGCTTCAGAGGCCTCAGATGGACCTTAAAGATGGACGCTCTGCCTTTTATGTCTGGTggacctgagaggagagagagaaagagaatttgAATTAGAGTAGGgatagaaagggaaagagagggggatcaGGTTTGACAGGGAGGAAGTGAAACATATTTATGGGGACGGATCACTGGCCCAGgctggagaggaagagggaaaatATTGACACCCTAGTCAGAGGGCCCAGGGGAGCAGCTTGCCTCGCCTCCTATCCCTAATGGTTACTGTCCCCCGGTTACATAACCTTTCGGTTTATAGAAGCTTTCACTCCCGCTGCAGTTAGTTTCCATGACAGACAGAAGAATGCAGGCCAGTGAGGCCAGGCCAGAACTGCCTACCATTGTACAGCTGGAATGGACTTGGGGGAAAATGGATCCCAGCCGTAAAAAATAACCTAGATCAGCCATCTCACCTCACTCACAAAgagtacaaccacatccacacaGCTGACATAACATGTTACTGCAATGTTGGGCACAGCTCAAATCAGACCACTATCGACACAGATAAGGAAATTAGGCAAGTTATGATAGTACTGATGGCAAAAACATTTTGCACAGTCAGTGCTTTTGCACCTGTACTTTTGCCAAGAACGTGACcaaaaatatgtttgttttttatcTCTGTGCACTTCCAAGTTTTCACTTCTAAAATAGCTTGATAAGACTAATTGCGAGGACAAAAACCACAGGCAAGCTTTTACTGCTTTGCTAAAATGGGGTCATGTCAAATTCTAATCATGTCGGCAAGGGCTGTAGGAAGTGGTTTCACTACCCAGGGAAAGGTGACAAAAAAACCTCTGTATATTAACCACATTCATTTCAGCCAGGGCTGTCTGAGACTAGAATATGGACCAGGAGTTTTCAATGACCCCAGGACCCAACAGCGAAAAACTCTGGGCTCTAGTTAGAATTTATAACACTGAGGTTTTCCTGTTCAGGTCAAACTCCTTTCCCTAAACTCACAGGGCCAGGCTAGCTCGTTACTATGGTAATGGGGGTCAGGTCAGGAGAGGCATGGCGTGCTAATGTCATGAGATATGCCGGCCGGATCAGGCTGGGTAATCCCCCAATAGACTGCGCTGAAGATGCTAATCCAACGACAGGGCAGAAAAGCTCATTCTGTTTGTGGGCTgttgaccagagaggaagagttGTCAGAGAGCAGAGCCAGAACAACACCAGAGCAAAGAAAGCAACGCTAATGTCACGTTAATCCTGGGGACTCTAATCCAGGTAACCATGTTCAATCCAGGTAAACTATGTTTAATCCAAGTAAGCTATGCTCTTTGAGTAGAAATAGAGAGCATTGTGTATACCCTACATGGGCTAGGTAGCAGCATCTACCCAACTCCACATACTGTGgcttatatttatatttttgttttacctttatttaactaggcaggtcagttaagaacaaattcttattttcgatgacggcctaggaacggtgggttaactgccttgttcaggggcagaacaacagatttgtaccttgtcagctcggggatttgatcttgcaacctttcggttactagtccaacgctctaaccactaggctacctgcctccctgtatATGTGAGGTACTGATAGAGGTGGACTCTGAAAGAGGGGCCAATGAATTGTCTGATAATCTGTAACAATGGCTGTGTTGATATGTGGCAACAGGTAGAGACAGATTAGGTCTTGCAAAAGTTAGACTATCTGTACCTACTACAGTATTTAGATCATTGACAGAACAGAGGGCTATGACAGAACAGAGAGCTATGACAGAACAGAGAGCTATGACAGAACAGAGAGCTACGACAGAACAGAGAGCTACGACAGAACAGAGAGCTACGACAGAACAGAGTGCTACGACAGAACAGAGAGCTACGACAGAACAGAGAGCTACGACAGAACAGAGAGCTACGACAGAACAGAGAGCTACGACAGAACAGAGGGCTACGACAGAACAGAGAGCTATGACAGAACAGAGAGCTATGACAGAACAGAGAGCTATGACAGAACAGAGAGCTATGACAGAACAGAGAGCTATGACAGAACAGAGAGCTATGACAGAACAGAGAGCTATGACAGAACAGAGAGCTATGACAGAACAGAGAGCTATGACAGAACAGAGAGCTATGACAGAACAGAGAGCTATGACAGAACAGAGAGCTATGACAGAACAGAGAGCTATGACAGAAATAAACAGTTCCAGGAGTGGACTGACTGTACCGTACCTATGTAAATCTGTCTGTCGAAGCGCCCAGGTCTCATCAGCGCCGGGTCCAGGATGTCTGGTCGGTTGGTTCCAGCCAAGACGACCACGTTAGTGCTGGTGTTGAACCCTACAGACCCAACAGAGAAGTGATGAAAAAACAGTTAAGATTGTATAGAAGGGTCACATAATAAACAGGACACAGAACTATGGTTAATTAAACATGGCACATTCATTGATTGTCTTTGGGAATCATTTCCCTTTTTATGTTTCATTTAACCAGTGTAAGACCACCAAACCAGACCTACCATCCATCTCCACTAGCAGCTGATTTAACCAGTGTAAGAACACCAAACCAGACCTACCATCCATCTCCACTAGCAGCTGATTTAACCAGTGTAAGACCACCAAACCAGACCTACCATCCATCTCCACTAGCAGCTGATTTAACCAGTGTAAGACCACCAAACCAGACCTACCATCCATCTCCACTAGCAGCTGGTTGAGTGTGTTCTCCTGCTCACTCTGTCCCCCAAAGTTCCCTCTGCCTCGCTTCCTGCCCACAGCATCTATCTCATCGATGAACAGGATGCAGGGAGCGTTCTTACGGGCCATAGCAAACATATCCCTCACCTGGAAAAAGGAAAGGCATGGGTTACATTACTGGGTAGGTCCACAGCACAACAAATCAACACTTTAGCAAAGTTTTGCATGCTTATTGTAT
This region of Salmo trutta chromosome 29, fSalTru1.1, whole genome shotgun sequence genomic DNA includes:
- the LOC115167171 gene encoding AFG3-like protein 1 is translated as MVHMMGLLSVSVWPLRNGVQAWGRGCATIHAAFRYSNFSSLSKCSTLKRINPMGLNQCTFTLARLLSSKPPRGFEKFFPKSEDTPGVNNSSEENGDEKTKETESQGGGEEGPNESGERERRRGGRKDESDWWTRFQNDFPWDETTMRNVAIGFAGMASAFLYFYFRETGKEVSWKDFVNNYLARGLVDRLEVVNKQYVRVIPVHGVNTSEVSYLWFNIGSVETFERNLELAQQEMGLDITHRVPVIYGSESDGTFLMSILPTMLLVGFLLFTMRQGPMAGGRGGGRGNPFSMGESKAKIMKDNIDVRFKDVAGCEEAKLEILEFVNFLKNPRQYQDLGAKIPKGAVLSGPPGTGKTLLAKAIAGEANVPFITVNGSEFQEMFVGVGPARVRDMFAMARKNAPCILFIDEIDAVGRKRGRGNFGGQSEQENTLNQLLVEMDGFNTSTNVVVLAGTNRPDILDPALMRPGRFDRQIYIGPPDIKGRASIFKVHLRPLKLDSSIDSKALARKLAALTPGFTGADIANMCNEAALIAARYLNESINVKHFEQAIERVIGGLEKKTQVLQPLEKTTVAYHEAGHAVVGWYLEHADPLLKVSIIPRGKGLGYAQYLPKEQYLFTREQLFDRMCMMLGGRVAEQVFFGKITTGAQDDLRKVTQSAYAQVVQFGMSEVVGQVSFELPRQGEMVMEKPYSEPTAQLIDQEVRSLIDAAFQRTHQLITEKRDVVEKVGRRLLEKEVLDKADMLELLGPRPYEEKSTYEEFVEGTGPMKEDTSLPEGLKNWNKDRGMEEPPQEQQRKQVLYM